The Nerophis lumbriciformis linkage group LG07, RoL_Nlum_v2.1, whole genome shotgun sequence genome window below encodes:
- the LOC133609760 gene encoding uncharacterized protein isoform X2, whose translation MFILTYSILDHYKDSLKIMQQYGKGCDTSDLQSEAENEELPEKRSRNPVHRLGDSDDSEEDPRNSDLASLGWASQLHRQTPPSRRVPARVVSTCQLDSSTGDNFLAPHHGEGHTHMPSPAPALNMQRVTQGTAVPPRLPPPPAPPLNMWQTQ comes from the exons ATGTTCATTTTAACATATTCAATTTTAGACCACTACAAAGACTCATTAAAAATAATGCAGCAATATGGAAAGGGCTGCGACACCTCAGACCTGCAATCTGAGGCAGAGAATGAGGAGCTGCCAGAAAAAAGGAGCAGGAATCCAGT CCATCGTCTCGGGGACTCGGATGATAGCGAAGAAGACCCGAGAAATAGTGACCTCGCATCTCTGGGGTGGGCAAGCCAATTGCACAGGCAGA CTCCACCGTCTCGCCGAGTGCCAGCAAGAGTCGTGAGTACCTGTCAACTCGACTCCTCAACTGGAGATAACTTTCTAG CACCTCACCATGGGGAAGGACATACtcatatgccctcaccagcacctGCATTAAATATGCAGAGAGTTACACAAG GAACGGCAGTCCCTCCTCGACTCCCTCCACCCCCCGCACCACCTCTCAACATGTGGCAGACACAGTAG
- the LOC133609760 gene encoding uncharacterized protein isoform X4 gives MQQYGKGCDTSDLQSEAENEELPEKRSRNPVHRLGDSDDSEEDPRNSDLASLGWASQLHRQTPPSRRVPARVVSTCQLDSSTGDNFLAPHHGEGHTHMPSPAPALNMQRVTQGTAVPPRLPPPPAPPLNMWQTQ, from the exons ATGCAGCAATATGGAAAGGGCTGCGACACCTCAGACCTGCAATCTGAGGCAGAGAATGAGGAGCTGCCAGAAAAAAGGAGCAGGAATCCAGT CCATCGTCTCGGGGACTCGGATGATAGCGAAGAAGACCCGAGAAATAGTGACCTCGCATCTCTGGGGTGGGCAAGCCAATTGCACAGGCAGA CTCCACCGTCTCGCCGAGTGCCAGCAAGAGTCGTGAGTACCTGTCAACTCGACTCCTCAACTGGAGATAACTTTCTAG CACCTCACCATGGGGAAGGACATACtcatatgccctcaccagcacctGCATTAAATATGCAGAGAGTTACACAAG GAACGGCAGTCCCTCCTCGACTCCCTCCACCCCCCGCACCACCTCTCAACATGTGGCAGACACAGTAG
- the LOC133609760 gene encoding uncharacterized protein isoform X5 has translation MADNISCSAAEVHILSLLENIKHTQDQLMAKISSLATIGGHDVKRVTWNILGRMFTEEVSHQIHWKGVNNKKAFSRMATKTLLFSAVRKNR, from the exons ATGGCTGACAACATTTCCTGCTCTG CGGCTGAGGTCCACATCCTTAGCCTGCTGGAAAATATTAAGCACACCCAAGACCAGCTGATGGCGAAG ATTTCTTCTTTGGCCACCATTGGAGGCCACGATGTGAAGCGGGTGACCTGGAACATCCTGGGCAGGATGTTCACAGAGGAGGTTTCACATCAGATACATTGGAAGGGCGTCAACAACAAAAAGGCCTTTAGCAGGATGGCAACAAAGACCTTGCTTTTCA GTGCTGTGAGAAAAAACAGGTGA